DNA from Streptomyces sp. NBC_01476:
CCGGCGGCCGGCTCCAGCTGACCGAGGCCGGGCCGAACGCGGTCGCCACCTTCACCCTCGGCCGCGACGGCAGGCTCACCAAGACCGGTGAGACGGCCACCGGCCAGGCGGCGACCTGCTGGATCGTGCGCACCGGGAGCGACGTGTACGCCTCCAACGCCGGCAGTGGCACCGTGTCGGGCTACCGGATCGGCGGCCACGGCACGTTGACGCCGTTGGGGACCACCGCCACCGCCGCCGGCACGGTGGATGCCGCCGTCTCCTCCGACGGCCGTTTCCTCTACGCGCAGACCGGTGCGGCCGGCGGGGTGGACGCCTTCCGGGTGGGCCACGACGGCTCGCTCACCCGGATCGGGTCGGTGACAGTACCCGGCGCGGCCGGAGGAGAAGGCATCGCGGCGGGCTGACTCCGCCGCCCCCGAGCGTCCCGCTAGCACCTCTGCTCCCGGTGCAACTCACAGCTTCCGCCCACGCCGACAGCCCAGGTCGGCGTGGGCGGAACGTTTCCCCGATGTCTTCGAGTTGAAAGGAGTGCTGTGAGAAGGTATGCGCTTGAGCCACCCCCCGGATGGCTGGTTATTCGGATCAACCGGCCGCCGGTAACGTGATCGCCGCCAGGGCCGTGCGGCGATCACGTGGCCACTCTCGGCGAGCGAGCGATACGAGGATCTGTGCGTATGGATTCCACCCTGCCCGGGGCCGCACCGGCAGCGAAATCGGCGGCGACGTCGGCACCCCCGGCCTCCGTTGTGCGGCGGAGACGGCGGCTGACCGCCCGGATAAAGGACGGACTGCGGGATCTCACCGTCCAGCATTCCCTGCTGAACCACCAAGTGGGCACCCACCTCGACCTTCGGGACGCCGATCTGGAGTGCCTGGATCTGATCAGCCGTTACGGCCCGATCGGACCGACCGCACTGGCCAAACGTGCCGGACTGCATCCGGCCACCCTCACCGGAGTCCTCGACCGCCTCGAACGCGGCGGCTGGGTCGTGCGGACCCCCAACCCCAACGACCGGCGGGCGATCCTCGTCCAGGTCATCAAGGAGAAGGAAGCCGAAGTCGCCTTCCTCTTCTCCGGCCTCAACAGGGCGATGGACGACGTGTGCTCCGGCTACGAGGACGCCGAACTCGTCATGATCGCCGACTTCCTGCTGCGTACCGCCCGGGCCGCCAGAGTCGCCACCGACGACCTCGCCGACAGCTGACCCCCGGTCACATCCCGTCGGCCGGACCGCCGGACGCGTGCGTCACGTCCGCGCCCGGCCGGCGGGCACGGGCCGCCCTGCGGCAATTCCGCCCCCCTCTCCCCGCCTCGTCGGGGCGGGCGGCTTCTCACGCCCCGGCTCACCGCTGAGTGACCAAACGGCGACCGCGAACCCCCGCGTCACCAGGTCCTCCGGCACCGGAAATTCCCTCGCGTGTACTTTTCTGCTCGTTCTATGCTCGTTTCGAGCATCACCAATCATCTACACTGGCGGCAACTACCAGGTGCGGCGCCCGCACGCGCCGCCCTGGCCGGCCGCCTCGTGAGGAGCACCGATGTCCGCGTCGTCCCTGACCACCACCGAAATCGCCACCCAGCCGGAATGCTGGCAGCGCGCGGCCGAACTCGTCGCCACCGAGGGCGCGAAGCTGCCGCGGTCCGGCGAGCGCGTCGCGGTGATCGGCTGCGGCACCTCCTGGTTCATGGCGCAGTCGTACGCGGCGCTGCGTGAGCGCGACGGCAAGGGTGAGACCGACGCCTTCGCCGCCTCTGAGTTTCCCTTCGGCCGGGGCTACGACCGGGTGGTGGCCATCACCCGCTCCGGCACCACCACCGAGGTGCTGCGTGCCTGCGAACGCCTGCGCGGCACCATCCCGGTCACCGCCATCACCGCGGACCCGAACACTCCCGTGATGGCCGCGGCCGACGACATCGTCGTCCTCGACTTCGCCGACGAACAGTCCGTCGTCCAGACCCGGTTCGCCACCACCGTGCTCGCCCTGCTCCGTGCCCACCTCGGCGAGGACCTCACCTCGGCCATCGGCGACGCACGCAAGGCGGTCGAGGACGAACTGGCCCCGTCCCTCGTGGCGTCCGAGCAGTTCACCTTCCTCGGCACCGGCTGGACGTACGGCCTCGCGCAGGAAGCCGCCCTCAAGATGCGGGAGGCCGCGGGCGCCTGGACTGAGTCCTACCCCGCGATGGAGTACCGCCACGGCCCGATCAGCATCACCGGACCGGGCCGCGCCGTCTGGTCCTTCGGCCCGCTCCCGGACGGCCTCGCCGACAACGTGGAAGCCGTCGGCGGCCTCCTCGAAACCCACCCGGCCACCGACCCCCTCGCCGACCTCATCCGCGCCCAGCGGCTCGCCGTCGCCATCGCCGAGGCCAAGGGCTACAACCCGGACCAGCCCCGCAACCTCACCCGCTCCGTCATCCTCGTCTGAGCCCTGAGCCCTGAGCCCTGAGCCGCGAGCCCGAAGCCCGCGGCGCCGAGCAGCGAGGGCCTGAGCCCCGGGGCCCCCGGGGCCCCGGATTCCCCCGGGCTCTGCTCGCCAGGCCGTGAGCCGCCCTCCCCCGTCCACCCGCGCGACCCGAAGGACCCGCCGCATGCCCGCCGCCACCGCCGAACTCGTCCTCGCCGCCCGCGCCTCGGGCCGCGGCATCGCCGCCTTCAACGTCATCACGCTGGAACACGCCGAGGCCATCACCACCGCCGCCGAGCGGACCGGACTCCCGGTCATCCTGCAGATCAGCGAGAACGCGGTGAAGTTCCACGGCGGGCATGCCGAACCCCTCCTCGCGGCCACCGCCACGCTCGCCCGCTCCGCGACGGTCCCAGTCGCCCTCCACCTGGACCACATCAAGGACGAGGTCCTGCTGCGCGCGGGCGTCGCGGCCGGCGTGACCTCGGTGATGTTCGACGCCTCCACGCTGCCCTACGAGGAGAACGTCCGCGCCACCGCGCGCGTCACCGCCTGGGCACACGACCGCGGCGTCTGGGTCGAGGCCGAACTGGGCGAGGTCGGCGGGAAGGACGGCGCCCACGCCCCCGGTGTGCGCACCGACCCGGCAGAGGCCGCCGCCTTCACCGCGGCGACCGGTGTGGATGCCCTCGCCGTCGCCGTGGGCAGTTCCCATGCGATGACCGAGCGCACCGCCGGCCTCGACCTCGACCTGATCGCCCGGCTGCGCAC
Protein-coding regions in this window:
- a CDS encoding SIS domain-containing protein; this translates as MSASSLTTTEIATQPECWQRAAELVATEGAKLPRSGERVAVIGCGTSWFMAQSYAALRERDGKGETDAFAASEFPFGRGYDRVVAITRSGTTTEVLRACERLRGTIPVTAITADPNTPVMAAADDIVVLDFADEQSVVQTRFATTVLALLRAHLGEDLTSAIGDARKAVEDELAPSLVASEQFTFLGTGWTYGLAQEAALKMREAAGAWTESYPAMEYRHGPISITGPGRAVWSFGPLPDGLADNVEAVGGLLETHPATDPLADLIRAQRLAVAIAEAKGYNPDQPRNLTRSVILV
- a CDS encoding class II fructose-bisphosphate aldolase, with amino-acid sequence MPAATAELVLAARASGRGIAAFNVITLEHAEAITTAAERTGLPVILQISENAVKFHGGHAEPLLAATATLARSATVPVALHLDHIKDEVLLRAGVAAGVTSVMFDASTLPYEENVRATARVTAWAHDRGVWVEAELGEVGGKDGAHAPGVRTDPAEAAAFTAATGVDALAVAVGSSHAMTERTAGLDLDLIARLRTAIEVPLVLHGSSGVPDETLRLAVTAGMTKVNIGTALNIAFSTAVREHLTADPATVDPRRYLRPARDAMTTTAAHLLQVVGG
- a CDS encoding MarR family transcriptional regulator, which produces MDSTLPGAAPAAKSAATSAPPASVVRRRRRLTARIKDGLRDLTVQHSLLNHQVGTHLDLRDADLECLDLISRYGPIGPTALAKRAGLHPATLTGVLDRLERGGWVVRTPNPNDRRAILVQVIKEKEAEVAFLFSGLNRAMDDVCSGYEDAELVMIADFLLRTARAARVATDDLADS